The window CGCTGCCTCGGCCTCGGGGCTGGCCGCCGCCTCCGTTGCGGGGGGACGCTTCGCGGACGCCTTCTTTTTCTTCCGGCAGCCACCGCAGGCGCCCAGGCCGAGGCTCAGACACAATAAAAGGGAAATCCAGGGGAGGAGACGGAAGAGAGATCGCCGCTTCAAGATAGCCTCTCCTTCTTCAAGAGGGGTGAGGGGATCCTTTTAAACCAGGGGGCGCTTGGGGGACAGTAAAATTTCCGGGCGAAGCGAGGGGGGCATGGATCTTGGTTTAGACGAATTTTCAGAAGCTTCCGGCGGTAAAAAAATCCGTGCCCAAGGGGCGAACACAAGTTCGCCTTTACAGTTCGGACGCGGCCTGCAGCCGCGCCTGCTCTTTGAGGCGGTGGCGCTGGAGCTGCTCGTATTGTTCGGCCTCGAGGTTGCCCTGGCCGAGCTGCTTTTCGAGCTTGTCCAGCTCTTGCCTGGACTTGGCGGCGTCGAGCTCTTCGGCGCGCTCGACATGGTCGGCCATGACGAGGGCCTTCTCTTCGAAGACCTCGAGGAAGCCGCCCTCGACGACGAAGGCGTGCCGCTTGCCGCCCTTCTTGTAGTAGAGGCGGCCGATCGCGAGCGGCGTGACGTAGTGGGCGTGGCCGGGTAGGACGCCGAATTCGCCCTTGGGGCCGACGGCGTAGATCTCTTCGGCCTCGTCGGAGGCGATGTTTTGATAAGGGGTGACGATCTCGATCTTCATGTCTTACGCCGCCAGCTTCTGCGCCTTGGCCAGGGCCTCTTCGATGGTGCCGACCAGGTAGAAGGCCTGCTCGGGGATGTCGTCGTGCTTGCCGGCCAGGATCTCCTGGAAGCCGCGCAGCGTGTCCTTGAGCTCGACGTACTTGCCTTCCAAGCCGGTGAACTGGGCGGCGACGAAGAAGGGCTGCGAGAGGAAGCGCTGCACCTTGCGGGCCCGCGACACGACCAGCTTGTCCTCTTCGGAGAGCTCGTCCATGCCCAAGATCGCGATGATGTCCTGCAGGTCCTTGTAGCGCTGCAGGAGCTGCTGGGTGGCGCGGGCCGTCTGATAGTGGTCGGCGCCGATGACCTGCGGGTCGAGGATGCGCGAGGTCGAGTCGAGCGGGTCGACGGCCGGGTAGATGCCCAGCTCGGCGATCTGGCGCGAAAGAACGGTGGTCGCGTCCAAGTGGGCGAAGGTCGTCGCCGGCGCCGGGTCGGTCAAGTCGTCGGCGGGGACGTAGATCGCCTGGACCGAGGTGATCGAACCCTTGTTGGTCGAGGTGATGCGCTCTTGGAGCTCGCCCAAGTCGGTGGCCAGGGTCGGCTGGTAGCCGACCGCCGAGGGGATGCGGCCCAACAAGGCCGAGACCTCGGCGCCCGCCTGGGTGAAGCGGAAGATGTTGTCGATGAACAGGAGCACGTCCTGGTTTTCCTCGTCGCGGAAGTACTCGGCGACGGTGAGGGCGGAGAGCGCGACGCGGGCGCGGGCGCCCGGCGGCTCGTTCATCTGCCCGTAGACCAGGCAGGTCTTGTTGATGACGCCCGACTCCTTCATTTCGTGCCAGAGGTCGTTGCCCTCGCGGGTGCGCTCGCCGACCCCGCCGAACACGGAGTAGCCGCCGTGCTTGAGCGCGACGTTGTTGATCAATTCCATGATGAGGACGGTCTTGCCGACGCCGGCGCCGCCGAACAGGCCTATCTTGCCGCCCTTCGAGTAGGGGGCCAGCAGGTCGATGACCTTGATCCCGGTCTCGAACATCTCGACCTTGGTCGACTGGTCGGTGAAGATCGGCGCGGGGCGATGGATGGGATAGGCCTTGGTGGCCTTGACGGGGCCGCCCTCGTCGACGGGGGCGCCGACGACGTTGAGGATGCGGCCCAAGGTCTCGGGGCCGACCGGCATGCGGATGGGCTGGCCGGTGTTTTTCACCTCTTGGCCGCGGATCAGGCCGTCGGTGGAGTCCATGGCGATGCAGCGGACCGTCTTTTCGCCCAAGTGCTGGGCGACCTCGACGACGAGGTTGTCCGGTTGGTCGTTGATCGCGGGATTGGTGACCAAGAGGGCGGTGTAGATCTCGGGCAGCTCGCCGACGGGGAATTGCACGTCGATGACCGGTCCGATGACCTGGACGATCTTGCCGGTGCTCAGTTTTTCAGACATGGGATGCTCCTTTGCAAATGCTCTAAAAACCTTACTTCAGCGCCTCGGCGCCGTTGACGATGTCCATCAGCTCGGTGGTGATCGCGGCCTGCCGCGCGCGGTTGTACATCAGCGTCAGGGAGTGGATCATTTCTTTCGAATTGTTCGTCGCGTTCTCCATCGCGCTCATCCGCGCGCCCAGCTCGCTGGCCCGGGACTCGAGGACCGAGAGGTAAAACAAGGTGGCGACGTAGCGCGGCAGCATGGCGTCGAGAATCGCGCGCGGGCTGCCCTCCCAAAAGACCGGCGCGCCTGAGGCGGCGCCCTCTTCCGGCTTGAGGTCCAGGGGCAGGATCCGCTGGATCTTCGGCTCCTGGGAGATCGCGCTCTTGAAGTGGTTGAAGGCCAGGTACAGCACCTCGAACTCGCCCTCGCGGAAGGCCTGGACGAACTTCTGGGCCAGGGCCTCGGCGTCCTTGAAGTTGAACTCCTCTTCGAAGGAATTCAGCGATTCTTTCAGTTGGATGTTCTTGGCCCGGTAGTACTCGCGGCCCTTGCGGCCCATGACGGTCAGGCGGATCTCCTCGAAGGCCTTGCCCTCGTGCCGGGTGTAGTGGTCGACCTTGCGCAGCAGGTTGCCGTTAAAACCGCCGCAGAGGCCGCGGTCGCTGGTCAGGACCAGGATCTCGGCCTTCTTGGGCTCGTCGGGCAGGGCAAACAAAGGATGGTCCCAGGCGTCGGCCTGGGTGACGAGGCGCTGGACCGATTCGCCCAACAGCTTGCCGTGGGGCCGGGCCTGGACCAGGGCCGATTGCGCGCGGCGCAGCTTGGCCGCCGCGACCATCTTCATGGCCTTGGTGATCTTCTGCGTGTTCTTGACGGAGATGATCCGTTTGCGAATGGTCTTTAGGGTTGCCATCGTTTAGCCTTGAAAAGAGCTCTTCATCTCCTCGAGGGCCTTTTTCAGCTTGGCCGTCAGGTCGTCGTCGAGTTTCTTCTTGGTCGAGATGTCGGTCAGGATGCTCGGGTACTTCGAGTCGAGGAAGAGCTGGAATTCTTCCAAAAACTTGCGGACCTTCGCCACCGGCAGGTCGTCCAGGTAGCCGTTGAGGGCGGCGTAGATCTCGACGATCTGCTTCTCGACGGGCATCGGGACGTATTGGCCCTGCTTGAGCACCTCGACCAAGCGCTCGCCGCGGGAGAGCTGGCGCTGGGTGGCCTTGTCCAGGTCGCTGCCGAACTGGGCGAAGGCGGCCAGCTCGCGGTACTGGGCAAGCTCGAGGCGCAGGGTGCCCGCGACCTGCTTCATCGCCTTGATTTGGGCGTTGCCGCCGACGCGGCTGACCGAGATACCGACGTTCACGGCGGGACGGATGCCCGAGTAGAAGAGGTCGCTCTCGAGGAAGATCTGACCGTCGGTGATCGAGATGACGTTGGTCGGGATGTAGGCGGAGACGTCGCCGGCCTGGGTCTCGATGATCGGCAGGGCGGTCAGCGAGCCGC of the Deltaproteobacteria bacterium PRO3 genome contains:
- the atpC gene encoding ATP synthase F1 subunit epsilon, with protein sequence MKIEIVTPYQNIASDEAEEIYAVGPKGEFGVLPGHAHYVTPLAIGRLYYKKGGKRHAFVVEGGFLEVFEEKALVMADHVERAEELDAAKSRQELDKLEKQLGQGNLEAEQYEQLQRHRLKEQARLQAASEL
- the atpD gene encoding F0F1 ATP synthase subunit beta, translated to MSEKLSTGKIVQVIGPVIDVQFPVGELPEIYTALLVTNPAINDQPDNLVVEVAQHLGEKTVRCIAMDSTDGLIRGQEVKNTGQPIRMPVGPETLGRILNVVGAPVDEGGPVKATKAYPIHRPAPIFTDQSTKVEMFETGIKVIDLLAPYSKGGKIGLFGGAGVGKTVLIMELINNVALKHGGYSVFGGVGERTREGNDLWHEMKESGVINKTCLVYGQMNEPPGARARVALSALTVAEYFRDEENQDVLLFIDNIFRFTQAGAEVSALLGRIPSAVGYQPTLATDLGELQERITSTNKGSITSVQAIYVPADDLTDPAPATTFAHLDATTVLSRQIAELGIYPAVDPLDSTSRILDPQVIGADHYQTARATQQLLQRYKDLQDIIAILGMDELSEEDKLVVSRARKVQRFLSQPFFVAAQFTGLEGKYVELKDTLRGFQEILAGKHDDIPEQAFYLVGTIEEALAKAQKLAA
- the atpG gene encoding ATP synthase F1 subunit gamma, with amino-acid sequence MATLKTIRKRIISVKNTQKITKAMKMVAAAKLRRAQSALVQARPHGKLLGESVQRLVTQADAWDHPLFALPDEPKKAEILVLTSDRGLCGGFNGNLLRKVDHYTRHEGKAFEEIRLTVMGRKGREYYRAKNIQLKESLNSFEEEFNFKDAEALAQKFVQAFREGEFEVLYLAFNHFKSAISQEPKIQRILPLDLKPEEGAASGAPVFWEGSPRAILDAMLPRYVATLFYLSVLESRASELGARMSAMENATNNSKEMIHSLTLMYNRARQAAITTELMDIVNGAEALK